One Aerococcus urinaeequi DNA segment encodes these proteins:
- a CDS encoding PTS transporter subunit EIIC yields the protein MSTEQTQEKKPGVIDRVLGALRDIFAPNLIALMAAGILQGIVILLNTFGIISPENAENFILSNISSAIFYFLPVLLAYSSAEVFKTNKVLAAAVALFLLHPDVVMSMENYIPGSDFFGIPIANTGTYNNSVIPIILIIWAQSYIERACKTFIPEIVRGIFLPVITLTLTAILGVLLLGPIGNLFGEILGAALAWLTGVSSWIVPLLLGAFGLFVVMAGGHYTLFPIATQLLATVGYDNIMSPGLLASNLALAGAVTAVLIKTKDREYRSYSLSAVITASLGVSQPALYGVALPMKNVLIASILGGGIGGLYAGITNFVLFAFVNPGIAAVPAFINPDGSFGNFINGIITMVISFGVAFLYVMFTPYHELPEDQIKEITAE from the coding sequence ATGTCTACAGAACAAACACAAGAGAAAAAACCAGGCGTTATTGACCGCGTCCTTGGTGCCTTACGTGATATTTTTGCGCCAAACTTAATTGCCCTGATGGCTGCCGGTATTTTACAAGGGATTGTCATCCTATTAAATACTTTTGGTATTATTTCACCAGAAAATGCAGAAAACTTTATTTTATCAAACATTTCATCTGCAATTTTCTACTTCTTACCAGTATTATTAGCTTATTCTTCAGCTGAAGTATTCAAAACTAATAAAGTACTAGCAGCAGCAGTTGCGCTATTCTTATTACATCCAGATGTTGTCATGTCTATGGAAAATTATATTCCAGGATCAGACTTCTTTGGTATTCCAATTGCCAATACTGGTACATATAACAACTCTGTTATTCCAATTATTTTAATTATCTGGGCACAAAGCTATATTGAACGTGCTTGTAAAACATTTATTCCAGAAATTGTCCGTGGTATCTTTTTACCAGTAATCACCTTGACATTAACTGCCATTCTTGGTGTTTTATTATTAGGACCAATTGGTAACCTATTTGGTGAAATCTTAGGTGCTGCGTTAGCATGGTTAACTGGCGTTTCTAGCTGGATTGTACCATTATTACTCGGTGCTTTTGGTTTATTCGTTGTTATGGCCGGTGGTCACTACACGCTATTCCCAATTGCCACTCAATTGCTAGCAACAGTAGGTTACGATAACATTATGTCACCAGGTCTATTGGCTTCTAACTTAGCTTTAGCCGGTGCGGTTACAGCTGTACTAATCAAAACAAAAGATAGAGAATACCGTTCTTACTCACTATCAGCGGTTATTACTGCTTCCCTAGGTGTATCTCAACCAGCACTTTACGGTGTGGCCTTACCAATGAAAAATGTATTGATTGCGTCTATCCTTGGTGGTGGTATCGGTGGTTTATATGCAGGTATTACAAACTTTGTACTATTTGCTTTTGTAAACCCAGGTATAGCAGCTGTCCCTGCTTTCATCAACCCAGATGGTTCATTCGGTAACTTCATTAACGGTATCATCACTATGGTGATTTCATTCGGTGTTGCTTTCTTATACGTAATGTTTACGCCCTACCATGAATTACCAGAAGACCAAATTAAAGAAATCACTGCAGAATAA